A window of Nonomuraea angiospora genomic DNA:
GCTGGCCACCTCGGCGGTCGCGAAGGGGCTCTTCCGCGGCAGCCCGTGGGACCTCGACGTGAGCGGCGGCTTCGCGACGCCGCTGGCCGCCGAGCTGATCCGCGGCGCCGACCTGGTCGTGGCGTGGGGATGCGCGCTGAACATGTGGACCACCCGCCACGGCACGCTCGTTTCGCCGGGTGCGAAGGTCGTGAAGGTCGATCTCGACCCGGCGGCGTTCACGGCCCACGTGCCCGCCGATCTGGGCGTGGCGGGTGACGTGGCGCGCGTCGCGGAGGCGCTGGCCGCTCGGGTCGCGCCCCGCCCGGGCTACCGGTCGCCGGAGGTCGCCGCCCGCGTGCGGGCCGAGGGGCGCTGGCGGGACGTGCCGTACGAGGACGAGAGCGGTGGCGGCCGGATCGATCCCCGGACGCTAAGCATCGGGCTGGACGACCTCCTGCCGCGGGAGCGGATCGTCGCCATCGATTCCGGAAATTTCATGGGATATCCGTCGATGTTCGTGGATGTCCCGGATGAGGGTGGGTTCTGCTTCACGCAGGCGTTCCAGTCGATCGGGCTGGGCCTGGCGACGGCGATCGGCGCGGCGATCGCCCGGCCGGACCGGCTGCCGGTGGCGGCGCTCGGCGACGGCGGCGCTTTCATGGGCATCGCGGAGCTGGAGACCGTCGTCCGGCTCGGCCTGCCCATGGTGATCGTGGTGTACGACGACGAGGCGTACGGGGCTGAGGTCCATCATTTCGGGCCGCACGGACACCCGCTCGGGACGGTCACGTTCCCGCCGGCCGACCTCGCCGCCATCGCCCGGGGCCACGGCTGCGCCGCCGTGACGGTCGGCGGGCCCGGCGACCTGGCGGGCGTGGCCGAATGGGTGGACGGGCCCCGCGACCGGCCGCTCCTGGTGCACGCCAAGGTCACGGCCGAGCACGGCTCCTGGTGGTTGGAAGAGGCCTTCAAGGGGCACTGAGCTCGCGGTGGGCGCGGGCGTCCGCCCAGCTCACAGCTCGCGGTGGATGCGGGCGCCCGCCGAGCTCACAGCTTGCGGTAGGTGCGTGCCTCCTCGGCCGCCTCCAGCACGTCGGCCAGCGGCACGCCCGCGCCCGCCGCCACCGCCGCGGCGATCGCGCCCTCCACGAACGGCACGTCCGCCACCACCACCCGGCCGTCCTCCTCCAGCAGGCGGGCGGTCAGCACCGAGCTGCCCAGGTCGGGGATGAGCACCACCCCGTCGCCCTGGTCCACGCTGCGCAGCGCCGCCTCGATGAGGTCCAGGCTCGTGCCCAGCCCGCCGTCCTCGGTGCCCCCGGCGGCCGCCACGAGCGCGTCGGCACCGGCGATCCCGCGCGCCAGCGCCGCCGCCTCCGCGGCCAGCCCGGCGCTGTGCGAGACGAGCACCAGCCCCACCATCACCCGGCTCCGCGAGGAATCACGCGATCACCGGAGCCGCCCATCACGCCACCACCGACGTCAGCAAAGCCCGTCACGCCACCGCCGACGTCAGCAAAGCCCGTCACGCCACCGCCGACGCCAGGACGGCCCATCACGCCACCACCGACGCCAGCGCCGCCATGAACAGGGCCGCCGACGCCGCCCCCGGATCCTCGTGTCCGATGCTGCGCTCGCCCAGGTAGCTGGCCCGCCCCTTGCGGGCCTGCATCGGGATCGTGGCCTTCGCCCCCTCCTCGGCCGCTCCGGCCGCCCGTTCGAGCGCCTCCTTCACCCCGATCCCGTCACGTACGGCCAGCGCGAGCGCCCGGGAGGCCGGAACCAGCGCGTCCACCATGGTCTTGTCGCCCAGCGCGGCCTTGCCCAGCCGTTCGAGCGCCACCACCCCGGCCTCGAACGCCGCCGAGAACCCGGCCAGCGTCACCGGCGACTCCAGCGACTTGCCCATCTGCCGGAACACCGACCCGTACAGCGGCCCGGAGGCGCCCCCGACGCGGCGGATCAGCGTCGCGCCCGCCGCGGCCAGCACCTCGCCGGGAGTCCCCGGCGGCGACTCGGCCAGCGTCTTGCGGACCTCGGTGAGGCCGCGGTCGAGGTTGGTGCCGTGGTCGGCGTCGCCGATCGCCGCGTCCAGCCGGGTCAGCCGGTCGCGGTCATCGTGGACCAGCCTGGCCGCCTCCTCGAACCAGGCCACGAACACGTCGGTGTCCATCAGCGCCCCCAGCGCAGCCCCGGCGTCTCGACCGGCGCGTCCCACAGGCGGGTGAGCACGTCGTCGAGCAGGCAGATCGACACGGAGAAGCCCTGCATGTCGAGGCTGGTCACGTAGTTGCCGACGAGCGAGCGCGACACCCGGGCGCCCTTGCCCCGGACGAAGGCCGCGACCTCCGCGAACACCACGTACAGCTCCATGAGCGGGGTGCCGCCCATGCCGTTGACCATGACGAGCAGGTCGCCGCGGAGCGGCAGGTCGCCGTGGATGGCCTCCATCGCGATCGCGGCCAGCTCGCGCGCCGACACCATCGGCACCCGGGCCCGTCCCGGCTCGCCGTGGATGCCGATGCCCAGCTCCACGTCCGTCTCCGGCAGGTCGAACGTCGGCTTGCCCGCGTGCGGCGTCGTACAGGACGTCAGGGCGATGCCGAACGACCTGCTGCGCTCGTCCACCTCGCCCGCCACCGCGGCGAGCTGCGCCAGCGGCGCGCCCTGCTCGGCCAGCGCGCCCGCCAGCTTCTCCACGAACACCGTGGCCCCGGTGCCGCGCCGGCCCGCCGTGTAGAGGGAGTCCTGTACGGCCACGTCGTCGTCGACCAGCACGCTGGCCACCTCGACGTCCTCGATCAGCTCGGCGGCCATCTCGAAGTTGAGCACGTCGCCGGTGTAGTTCTTGACGATGTGCAGGACCCCGGCGCCGCCGTCGACCGCCCTGGTCGCGTCGATGACCTGGTCGGGGACCGGGGAGGTGAAGACCTCGCCGGGGCAGGCCGCGTCGAGCATGCCGTACCCGACGAAACCGGCGTGCAGCGGCTCATGCCCCGAGCCGCCGCCCGAGACCAGGCCGACCTTGCCCGGCCGCGGCCCCTCGGCCCGGTAGACCACGCGGTCGCGCACCCGCAGCGAGGGGTGGGCCGCGGCCATGCCGTTCAGCGCGTCATCGACGACGGAGTCGGCCGTGTTGATGAGCTTCTTCATGGTGAGAAGATCTGCCCATTTTCACGAGGGCGCAAGCGTCGCACGGCGACGTGCGCGGGACGGTCCGGCTCCCGACTACCGTGCCACCCGCCTGAGTAGGCTACCTTCTGCTCATGGCTGAGATCGTGTACCCGCCGGTGATCGCCGCCGCGCGGGCCCTGTTTCGCGTGCTCGACGTTCGGTTCCACATGGAGGGTACGGAGCACGTGCCGAAGACCGGGGGAGCGGTGCTGGTGAGCAACCACATCAGTTACCTTGACTTCATCTTCGCGGGGTTCGCCGCGCTGCCCTCGCGGCGGCTGGTGCGCTTCATGGCCAAGCAGGACGTCTTCGAGCACCGGATCTCGGGCCCGCTGATGCGCGGCATGCACCACATCCCGGTGGACCGGGGGGCGGGCGCGGGCTCGTACGCCACGGCCCTGCGCATGCTGAAGGCCGGCGAGGTCGTCGGGGTCTTCGCGGAGGCGACGATCAGCCGGTCGTTCACCGTCAAGGAGATCAAGAACGGCGCCATCCGGATGGCCCAGGCCACCAACACGCCCATCATCCCCGTCGCGCTGTGGGGCAGCCAGCGCTTCTGGACCAAGGGCCGGCCCCGCAAGCTCACGCAACGGCACATCCCGCTGACCATCGTGGTGGGCGAGCCGATGCACCCCAAGCGCGGCGAGAACGTCAACGACCACACCGCCGACCTGCACAAGCGGCTGTCGGAGCTGGTGGACCAGGCGCAGCGCACGTACCCGGAGGTGCCGCCGGGGGTGTGGTGGCAGCCCGCCCACCTGGGCGGCACGGCCCCGACGCCGGAGGAGGCGGAGGCCATGGACGCCGCCGAGGCCGAGGCCCGCGCCAAGAAGGAGTAGCCCCGCCCCCAGGCGGGCCCGCCGCGCCGCGCCGCGCGGATCAGCCAGGGATCGGAAGCGTGCGGTCGGGGCGATCCGCCCGGTACGCCTCGCCGTCCGGATAGACGCACCACGTATCGCCCCGCCGCAGCAGAACCGGGCTCGTCCACGACTCGGCCGGCGCCGGGAGCAGCAGGTGCCGGAGGCGTTCCGCCGCGTCCCAGATCAGCAGCCCGCGAATGTTGCCGAGGAGATCCATCCTGACCGGGTCGTACAGAGGCTGGCTCCACAGCCCAGGAGGGGACCCGGTGGGCACGCATGGCCGAGGTCCGCGCGGGCGCCGGGCCTGTCTCGGAGCAGCCGGCGCCTGGGCGGCCGCCGTGGCCGTGGCCGCGTATGCGACCTGGGACGCCTGGCAGGTCGAGTACGGGTCTTCCTACGCCTTCTTCGGCTGCATAGGGTCCTTCGGCGAAACCGGCTTCGGCCTCACCGCAGTGGCGTCGGCCCTGCTGGGGGATGCCTATGAGGTCACGCAACTGGCCGTCCTGTGGGGCGTGCCCTCGATTCTGGTCCTCGCGGGGTCGCTGATGTCGGCCGTCACGGGGAACGGGGCCGTCGTCGGCCGCCGAGTGGCCGGCCTGCTCGTCCTCCTCGCGATCGCCGGACCGGTCAGCCCTTCGTACATGCGGGAGGACGGGTGCTCGGTGATGCCCGTGCTCAGTGGCGAGTGGTTCCGGACCGTGCTGAGCGCCTACGGGCCCGCGCAGTCCGCCCTGCTGGGCTCGGCGCTGCTGGTGCTGCTGGCCACCCGTACGGCGCAGGACACCTGGCCGAGTGGGTCCACCGGCCGCCGGGCGGCGGCGTTCGCCATCGACTACGCGATCATCGCCTTCCTTCTGGACCTCTTCGCGGTGCGGCTCAGCGGCGTGCAGTACGGCCTCCTGAACTGGTTCAGGGTCAACGAGCCGGCATCGCTGCTCGGCGCCGTGGCCGCGTTCCAGTACTCCCTGACGGGGCTGACGGCCGGCAAGCGGCTCATGCGTCTCCGCGTCGTCTCCGCCGGGACCGGTCATCGGCCGGGCCGGTCCCGGGCCGCGATCCGCGCGCTCGTCTTCCCCGCCCTCGTCTGCGTGCCGGAGTTCGGGCTGGTCGTGCTCCTGGTGGACGGGTTGTGGGCGACGGCCGACCCGGCGGCCCGCACTCTGCACGACCGTCTCGCCGGCACCCGGGTCGTACGCGACCTGCTGTAAGCGGGTGCCGCTCTGCCGTAGTGGCCGGCCTCGCCCGAGCGTGCGCTCTACATGGGGCGGCCGGTGTCGCCCAGGGAGACGAGGAGTTTGCGGAGGAGGCCGGCCAGCGCGTCGCGGTCGGCGGGGGAGAGGCCGCGCAGGAGGTGGGCCTCGTTGGCCGCGTGACGTTCCAGGATGTCGTTGGCGACCCGCCGCCCCTCGTCCGTCAGCGCCACGAGCGTCATCCGCCGGTTGCCCGGCGCCGGCCAGCGGTCGACCAGCCCACGCTCGACCAGATGGTCCATGCGGTTGGTGAGCGCGCCAGGGCTGACCATGGCCGCCGCCGACAGGTCCTTCATGCACATGGTGTCGGCTTCGTTCCTGAGCAGCGTGGCCAGCATGTCGAACTCCCACGCCTCAAGCCCGTGCTCGGCGAAAAACTCCTTGACCCCCCGCTCCAGGAGCCGCGAGGCTCGTGACACCCGGCCGATCACGCCCATCGGGGACACGTCCACGTCAGGCCGGGTGCGGGCCCACTGGCCGAGGATCGCGTCGACTGCATCTGCCATGGCGGCAATCGTACGACATTGAAATGTTCGACGTCGTGGGTTATCGTCCTACGTGGAAATGTTCAATGTCGAAATTTTTGAGGTGGGACGATGAAGGTGCTGGTGCTGGGCGCGACGGGGTACATCGGGAGTGTCCTGGTGGAGCGGCTGGTCGCGCGGGGGCATGAGGTGGCGGCGTACGTACGGCCCGCGGCGGAGGGAGAGCGGCGGGTGCCGGGCGTGGCCGACGTGCGCTACGGGGATCTGGCGGACGCCGCCGCGCTGGACAGGGCAATCGGCGCGGACCTCGACGCGATCGTGCACGCCGGCCAGCTGACCGGCGACCAGGAGACCGACCTGGCCACGATGGGCGTGCTCGCCGGATCGTCGAAGAAGGTCGTCTATGTCAGCGGCGTCTGGGTGCTCGGCGAGACCGACGGGGCCGACGAGGACAGCCCGGCCGACCCGATCCCCCTGGTGGCGTACCGGGACGAGGTGGAGCGGCTGGTGATCCACGGCGGCGGGTCCGTGGTGCGTCCCGGCGTCGTCCACGGGCGCGGCGCGGGCATCGCGGCGCTGCTGAAGGCCCGGGCCGCGCGGCGCGGGACCGGCGAGTACGTCACCGCGGGCGGCACGCCGCCGACGTGGACCTTCGTGCACGTGGACGATGTGGCCGAGCTGATCGTGGCTGTCCTGGAGAAGGGTGAGGCGGCCGTCTACCACGCCATCAGCGAGGAGGCGGTGCCCGTCACCGCCGTGGCCGAGGCGGCGGCCAGGTCGGCGGGCGTCAAGGAGGTGGCCGAGCCCTGGCCGCTCGAGGAGGCCGCGCAGGAGCTCGGGGAGGGCTTCGCCCACGCCCTGGCGATCAGCCAGCGCGTCAGCGCGACGCGTACCCGCGAAGCGCTCGGGTGGCGGCCCTCCCGTCCCGGCATCGTCGCCGATCTCGTCGAGGGTTCCTACGCCTGACGAGCCCTCCTGTGACGGCAGTGGGGCGGTCGTGACGGCCACCGCCCCGCGGCCCCTAGCCTGCGATGAGGGCGTTGGCCTCCGTGATGAGCTTCTGCGCGGCCTTGTCAGGCGTCATCCGGCCGGACAGGACCTCATTCGTGTACCGCGTGAGGATCGCCTCGATGGCGCTGGCGCGCTTCGGCGGGGCGGCGGGGGAGTCGGCGAGCTCGCCCTTGACCTTGTCGAGGAAGGCCAGCGTCTTCTTGTCGGTCTCCGGAAGCTTGTCCCTGACCGCCGCCAGCACCTGGGAATTGGCCGGCAGGCCGCGGTCGCTGAGGATGATCGCGCCGGCCTCCGGATCGTTGATCATGAAGTCGATGAACTTGGCCGCCGCGGCCTGGTGCTCGGACTTCGCCGAGGCGGTGTAGAACATCGCGGGCTGCAGGAACATGCCGCCCGCGGCGGCGCCCGGCGCCTTCGGCATCCGCAGCAGGTCCACCGCCTTGCCGCCGGACGCCTTGTTGATCGAGCCGAGCTGGTTGCTCCACCACATCCCCATCGCGCCGTTGCGGGTGGCGAACAGCGACCGGTCCTCGCCCTGCGTCCCGAGCTCGATGCTCTTGGCGGCGTCGGGAGAGCCCTTGGTCCTGATCAGCTTCTGGTGGATGGCCCACCACGCCTTCAGCGTCTCGGGCGAGACGCCGATCCTGTTGCCCTTGTAGAGGGACTCGCCCCGCTGAGCGGCGAAGATCTGCAGGAACGCCGGGTTGAAAGCCTG
This region includes:
- the dhaL gene encoding dihydroxyacetone kinase subunit DhaL, whose product is MDTDVFVAWFEEAARLVHDDRDRLTRLDAAIGDADHGTNLDRGLTEVRKTLAESPPGTPGEVLAAAGATLIRRVGGASGPLYGSVFRQMGKSLESPVTLAGFSAAFEAGVVALERLGKAALGDKTMVDALVPASRALALAVRDGIGVKEALERAAGAAEEGAKATIPMQARKGRASYLGERSIGHEDPGAASAALFMAALASVVA
- a CDS encoding ABC transporter substrate-binding protein; the protein is MGSGKKTWTAALLATTVLVITAACGSEGADGAITLRFSYWGSDARQKMTQEAIKRFEAKNPDIDIEEEFSGFGAYYDTLATRVASDQTPDVITLEIRGLREYAERGTLADLSSAVDTADIDAKVLATGAIDGKQFAIPTGVNAWSLVVDPKAIKDAGQSLPDDTTWTWDEYVDLAAKITAGTGGKVYGTQQAFNPAFLQIFAAQRGESLYKGNRIGVSPETLKAWWAIHQKLIRTKGSPDAAKSIELGTQGEDRSLFATRNGAMGMWWSNQLGSINKASGGKAVDLLRMPKAPGAAAGGMFLQPAMFYTASAKSEHQAAAAKFIDFMINDPEAGAIILSDRGLPANSQVLAAVRDKLPETDKKTLAFLDKVKGELADSPAAPPKRASAIEAILTRYTNEVLSGRMTPDKAAQKLITEANALIAG
- a CDS encoding thiamine pyrophosphate-binding protein — protein: MIVAQAVGRALAACGVGTAFGVVGSGNFHVTNALVAGGVRFVAARHEGGAATMADAYARMSGRVGVVSVHQGPGLTNALTGLTEAAKSRTPLIVLAGEATEVRSNFHIDQAALATAVGAVAMRVGSPEEAVSRAAEAYRVAVEERRTVLLNLPLDVQAAPFEGSIDVSVAAAGSSATPPAGPSVGPSVAEPAEVGELARLLGAAERPVFIAGRGARHARRELEELAGRAGALLATSAVAKGLFRGSPWDLDVSGGFATPLAAELIRGADLVVAWGCALNMWTTRHGTLVSPGAKVVKVDLDPAAFTAHVPADLGVAGDVARVAEALAARVAPRPGYRSPEVAARVRAEGRWRDVPYEDESGGGRIDPRTLSIGLDDLLPRERIVAIDSGNFMGYPSMFVDVPDEGGFCFTQAFQSIGLGLATAIGAAIARPDRLPVAALGDGGAFMGIAELETVVRLGLPMVIVVYDDEAYGAEVHHFGPHGHPLGTVTFPPADLAAIARGHGCAAVTVGGPGDLAGVAEWVDGPRDRPLLVHAKVTAEHGSWWLEEAFKGH
- a CDS encoding lysophospholipid acyltransferase family protein; amino-acid sequence: MAEIVYPPVIAAARALFRVLDVRFHMEGTEHVPKTGGAVLVSNHISYLDFIFAGFAALPSRRLVRFMAKQDVFEHRISGPLMRGMHHIPVDRGAGAGSYATALRMLKAGEVVGVFAEATISRSFTVKEIKNGAIRMAQATNTPIIPVALWGSQRFWTKGRPRKLTQRHIPLTIVVGEPMHPKRGENVNDHTADLHKRLSELVDQAQRTYPEVPPGVWWQPAHLGGTAPTPEEAEAMDAAEAEARAKKE
- a CDS encoding PTS-dependent dihydroxyacetone kinase phosphotransferase subunit DhaM gives rise to the protein MVGLVLVSHSAGLAAEAAALARGIAGADALVAAAGGTEDGGLGTSLDLIEAALRSVDQGDGVVLIPDLGSSVLTARLLEEDGRVVVADVPFVEGAIAAAVAAGAGVPLADVLEAAEEARTYRKL
- a CDS encoding RDD family protein, which produces MGTHGRGPRGRRACLGAAGAWAAAVAVAAYATWDAWQVEYGSSYAFFGCIGSFGETGFGLTAVASALLGDAYEVTQLAVLWGVPSILVLAGSLMSAVTGNGAVVGRRVAGLLVLLAIAGPVSPSYMREDGCSVMPVLSGEWFRTVLSAYGPAQSALLGSALLVLLATRTAQDTWPSGSTGRRAAAFAIDYAIIAFLLDLFAVRLSGVQYGLLNWFRVNEPASLLGAVAAFQYSLTGLTAGKRLMRLRVVSAGTGHRPGRSRAAIRALVFPALVCVPEFGLVVLLVDGLWATADPAARTLHDRLAGTRVVRDLL
- a CDS encoding MarR family winged helix-turn-helix transcriptional regulator yields the protein MADAVDAILGQWARTRPDVDVSPMGVIGRVSRASRLLERGVKEFFAEHGLEAWEFDMLATLLRNEADTMCMKDLSAAAMVSPGALTNRMDHLVERGLVDRWPAPGNRRMTLVALTDEGRRVANDILERHAANEAHLLRGLSPADRDALAGLLRKLLVSLGDTGRPM
- the dhaK gene encoding dihydroxyacetone kinase subunit DhaK; translation: MKKLINTADSVVDDALNGMAAAHPSLRVRDRVVYRAEGPRPGKVGLVSGGGSGHEPLHAGFVGYGMLDAACPGEVFTSPVPDQVIDATRAVDGGAGVLHIVKNYTGDVLNFEMAAELIEDVEVASVLVDDDVAVQDSLYTAGRRGTGATVFVEKLAGALAEQGAPLAQLAAVAGEVDERSRSFGIALTSCTTPHAGKPTFDLPETDVELGIGIHGEPGRARVPMVSARELAAIAMEAIHGDLPLRGDLLVMVNGMGGTPLMELYVVFAEVAAFVRGKGARVSRSLVGNYVTSLDMQGFSVSICLLDDVLTRLWDAPVETPGLRWGR
- a CDS encoding NAD-dependent epimerase/dehydratase family protein, whose translation is MKVLVLGATGYIGSVLVERLVARGHEVAAYVRPAAEGERRVPGVADVRYGDLADAAALDRAIGADLDAIVHAGQLTGDQETDLATMGVLAGSSKKVVYVSGVWVLGETDGADEDSPADPIPLVAYRDEVERLVIHGGGSVVRPGVVHGRGAGIAALLKARAARRGTGEYVTAGGTPPTWTFVHVDDVAELIVAVLEKGEAAVYHAISEEAVPVTAVAEAAARSAGVKEVAEPWPLEEAAQELGEGFAHALAISQRVSATRTREALGWRPSRPGIVADLVEGSYA